The genomic stretch TTGAGGACATGCTTTCCAAAACTTGCAGCTTGTCCATATCTATACCCTTCCGTTGCCTTTCCAAAATCAGGATTTCTAGCTTCGTTTAAATAAACTTTAGAATGCATTTCAAAAGTATATTGTCCGGTAAATTTTTCATTTTTATGTCCTAATGAACCTCCTTCATGGTTCAGAGTAGATCTGATATTATAAGCATTATCATAAGTACCTTTGCTTAAAGATTTGGTATTAAAGAAAATGTTACCATTAGGGTTGGTATGAGCAGCTCCTTTTGATCCCGAATATATTCCTATATATCCTGATATCCCTTTTTCACTTCCATAGTGGGCAAGAACATTTGAAACTGCTTTAGTTGTTCCTCTGCTGCTATAATCTAATTGTGATAACTTAACTCCTTTATCTCCATTTAATTGAGACAGTTTTGTTGCAGAGCTATTAGTATGAACTATAACATTATTTGTTTTTTTATTGTCTGTTCCAATATAACGACCAAATTTGTTAAAGTGATCATCAACAGGCTCTCTACCGTCTGGATCTGTGTATCTAATTGGATTATTAAACGCATAATTATAAGGACTAAATCTCGTCATTTTTTCTGCGAGCGGATCCACAACACCCCATCTTCCTAAATCAGGCATATACATTCTCGCCCCATAAGCATACATTCCAGTCTCCTGTAATTCCTTCCCGTTGTACTTGTAATTATAGTTTGGATTTCCTGTCAATCCATTATATTCTTCATGCTTCAGCCCAAACGGATAGTAATTATTTTCTTCCAGAACTTCTATTCCTGTACCATTATGGAAATAACTTACACGTATATTCCCTAAATGATCCGTATAATGGTAAATATACTTATTTTTTGTAAAATCAAAATACCCCTCCGAAGTGGGTACAAACTGTAAAGCGGATGAAGGTGGGGGACAATCTATGCAGGATGCCAGTCCTGAACTCTTCAGGGTGTATTGAAATCCATTCAGATAATCCGTTACCGTTTCTGCGGGAACTATAATTCCCTGTGGGTCTTTTTCATAATAAGAATATGACTTTTTAAGCTTCGTTCCATGGGCATCGTACCCATAAGTACTCCTATTCCCTAATGGACTTTGATGGCTATACCTTGTTATAGAAGTGGGAAGATTCAGAAAGTTATACTTGATTTCATTAATGCCTTTGTCTGCATGATTAACCATATTTCCATTCGGATCATAATCCATCGTATTTCCTCCTACAGGATATCCTGAGTAATTTTGTGTGCCATCTGTCACTTTCAGAAGCCTATTTCCCTGGTAATCATACGTAAGGTTGTCTACAAGAAGGGCTGTATTTGAGCTGCTTTTACCGGTTCTCCAAAGACGGGTAATATTTCCATTCAAATCATAATTGATCTCTTCATTGAAGAAGGATTTATCCGGTACAGTAGTATAAGGTTCTCTATAAACGGCCTGGTGTAAGCGGTTTAATTTATCATACGCATAATGATATACTTTATAAATGTTATCATCAGAGGTTTTCCAATGGGTTTCTGCAATATTTCCTCCATATTGTGGGGCAGAGGTTGTAGGAATGGAAGGGTCCTGGTATTTTAAGGCATAGCCAAATAATTTCCCATTCAGGTTGGAAGGGTCATTAATCTTCGTGAGCCACCCACGGATATTGTATTGATAATCCATTTGCTGAAGAGAAGATCCTACAGCAATCCCTCCTACTTTCTTAGATTCCAGCTGGGAAAGTTCATTATAGGTATTCTGGGTCAGGATTTCTACAGGATTGGCATCTACCTGGTGTTTGTGGACGAGCAATCTGTTTTGATGGTCATAGGTAAAGGTTTCTGTGATCACCCTTTCGGTATCGGTTTCTAACCTCTTATGCCTGGTGATAACCGTTTGAGCAAAGCCTGCAAAGTCCAGGCTGGATTCTGTCCGGGTGTACCCTCCCAAATGATTGATAGAATGGGTTGCTGCTGCTCTTCCTTTGGTATCGTAATAGGTATAATTACGGGTCCAGTTATCATCTTCTATATTCTTAACCAGGCTCATCACCGGTAATCCTTTGGTACTTTTCCCTTCAGGGGATACTGTGTCTTTTAAGGTATCTACTCCCTGGATCGCTGATGGAAATGATGGATTAAAGCTATAAGCAGGATAGGTATCATAATAGGTAACGGTCAGAACGTTATTCAATACTTCAGGAATAGCATCATTGGTATAATAAATATCCATCCCACTTAACCTGAAGGACGGAGAGGGGGTTCTGGTGGTATTATTGGAAGTATTATAGCCTTTGTTATAGACATATTGCTGTAATGTGGCCCTGGTGGCATAATCAGTAGCAATTCCGGTATACACCACTCTTCCAAACTGGTCATAACGGGTATAAGACCAGTTGTTAGCAGGTCTCTGATTGGCATCCTGAGTGGCAATGAGCCTGTCCTGGCGGTCATACACCATATACTCCCAGCCTTTACCAGGAAGCTTTTTCTCGACAAGAAGGTTCCTCCCACTGTAACGGTACTGATAGCACAGATCATTGAGCAGAACATCTGTAATAGGCTGCTGAACAGCATTGGGTGGAATTACAAAGGCCAACTGGTCATATTCATTATATACATAATAGGTATCGGCTTGTTCCATGTAGCCCATGAGTTTTCTTACCAGAATGGTTTGCCCTTTCCCATTTTTAAATTCTAAGGTTTGATTTCCATCTTCATCAGTAATGGTATTTTTATATAAAGTACCGGGAGCATACACCGCAGCCTGAGATAAACTTACCGTACTTTTGGTAGCATTGTTTTCCCAGGTGGTTGTGGTGATATACCGGGACACTTCATTCAATCCATTGGCCTGATAGTCAAACTTCACAGGCTTGGTACTCCAGTCATTCCCCACCTGGATCTGCTGCTGAATCCTGTTCAATGGAGAGTTTTCCAATATCTTCTCGGAATAGATCTTTTCGGAACCATAAGGAGTATTTGAAGCGTTGGATAAGGGATTGGGAATAATTCCTCCATTCAGGGTTCCTGACTGGGGAATGGGGAGATAGTCTTTCACCTGTCTTCCAAACTGGTCATACTCAATAGGAACGGCTACGTCTTTGCCCTGTGGGGATGCTTTTACATTCACTACCTGTTTGGGTCTTCCCAGACCGTCAAAATACTGGACGGTTTCTGAGGTTTTGGTTGGAGTGGTTCCATTATAATCGAGATAGGTTTTGGATTGGATATAGTTTTCTCCCGGACTAAGCTGGGCATGGACTGAAGAACTCAGCAGCAACATGCCTATGGGAATTATGATTTTTTTCATCGGTGTTAGTTTTTATAATGATAGTTGAATTCTTTTAACAGTTTTCCGGTCTGGTTGTTTTCTCGGACTTCTTTAAGCCTGCCAGCTGCATCATAAAGGTAAACTTCCCGGATGCCGGAGGGGGGCGTAATGCTTCGAACTCCAATTAATGGATCGTAAGAATAAGTTGTGATCTGATAACCGGACAAATTATTCTTAAAAGTATTAAAAGCGTTTAATAAATTGGTCTCATCGTTATTTCTTTCGGCAGAAGCATCTGTATTAGAGGCATTCACAATGCTGTCTATGAATGATTGTGAAATGTTTTCCAGTTTGGCATTTTCAATCTTGGCTATAGGCTGCGTTCCGTTATATCCCCAGATAATGACTGTTGAAACTCCAGCTTTGGTGGTATACTGCACAATATTTCCCTTAGAATCGTACTTATCATAGATTACTTCTGTTGATCCTGTACTAGGATTCTGAAGGTCATAGGACAGAACCGAAGTTGGAAATAAATGAGCAGGATCATCATACCTGGTTTCTGTCTTTGAAATCGTTTTTCCTGAATCATTCTGATTCTGTTTCTTGATGACCGTTGTTTCTAAAGGAATACCTATCATATTAGCATTGATCAGCTTCTGGTTGCCTTTCTCATGAGCATACTGGTTATCTGTTATCTGAATCACCTGATCAGGAAATGTAGTTTTTTCTAAAGTAAGGTTAATAGGTTTCTGAACATCATTGAGTGAGTATTCATTATTTATACGGGTAATCATTGTATTTCCGGTCATATAATCTTTTGTAATGGCTTCATCCAATAAGTACTTTCCGGATTGTACAGGATATAAGCTTAATACCCTTGTTGAATAAAAAAAGGCATACGTTCCAGGCTGCTCATATATTCCAATTTTAGCAGAAGGAACTACCATTCCCGGATTATTATAGGAATTTGAAGACAAGACGTTTTTTAAAAGGCTAAGACTATATCTGTATGTTGTTTCCTTGAGTAATTTATTGCTGTTATCCATATATAATTTTTCAGCAATTAAATTTTTATTTCGGAAGCGATAAGGGTTGAAACCATTTCCTGAAACCACAGAGATGTCCATAGGATTATCTTCCTTTTCAAACTGATAGACCTTTCTTCCTTTTCCCGGAACATATTCCGTTACATACTCATAATTTACCACATCCTTTCCCAATAAACTTGAATTGATCGACTGATCGGCACTTAAGGTATACATACTGCATAAAACTGGAACTGAACTTGAGCTCTGTACCGGTTTAGGTGTTATTTCTAAAAAACTCAATGGTGAGGCAAAATACCCTGATGACCTCTCCCCTGCAATTTCAGGATTATGGTATTGAAAATATTTTTTTGTGTAAGTATGGCTACCATCAAAATCTTCAATACTTTTTATTCTTAGCCCTCCTACCATATTATTTTGCCCGTTCTTTTTATTGTATTTTGTTTTATAAACTTTCAGTGAAACAAAACAATTTCCTTTTCTTTCCGTTCTTATTCTTTTTTTGGCTCCGGGATTCATGAAAAATTTGTCATCAGTCAATACCCCTGTTGTACTGCCTCCGTTGAATACAACTAAGATTTCCCAATGGTTATTGATGAACTCCTCCAGATATGCTGCTCCCATACTGCTTTCATTGTCAGGAAACTGGTTAGGAGTCTGATTGGAGCAACTGTTAAAAAATTCTGCTCCGAGCTCTTCTCCGTTTAACCTGTCAACATCTATATAAAAGTATTCATTGGAAGGGGTCATCATTGTTATCACCTCATATTCAGATTGAGTATTATTGTAGGCATTGTTGATAAAACTATAGGTACTTTCCTCTTTCTGTGGAATAAGTAATTGATTCCAGATTGTATTATTTTCAAATGTGAATAAGGAAGAACCTCCTGTGGGATAAACAATCTTCTTTAAAATATAAGCCTGACTATAGGTTCCATCTACGCTTCTGTCTACTCCTTCAGTATAATTTTTATTAAAATAACGCAAATTAGGAATCAGCCCTATTCCCCCAGTCTTTCCATTAGAATATCCCCATATATCCTGTGCAAAACTACCCACATCCACTTTTACGGTTTCATTATATTGAAAAGAATATTTATTATTTTGGAGTTTATCTTCTAATCCTAACAGTTTTAACCTGTACTTTTTATAGTCAGCTGATGTCTGATCTGAGGTAAAATAATCATGAGTCAGCTCCAAATATTTAGTAACCGTATTATTTTTATTGTTTATTACTT from Chryseobacterium indologenes encodes the following:
- a CDS encoding DUF6443 domain-containing protein — translated: MKKIIIPIGMLLLSSSVHAQLSPGENYIQSKTYLDYNGTTPTKTSETVQYFDGLGRPKQVVNVKASPQGKDVAVPIEYDQFGRQVKDYLPIPQSGTLNGGIIPNPLSNASNTPYGSEKIYSEKILENSPLNRIQQQIQVGNDWSTKPVKFDYQANGLNEVSRYITTTTWENNATKSTVSLSQAAVYAPGTLYKNTITDEDGNQTLEFKNGKGQTILVRKLMGYMEQADTYYVYNEYDQLAFVIPPNAVQQPITDVLLNDLCYQYRYSGRNLLVEKKLPGKGWEYMVYDRQDRLIATQDANQRPANNWSYTRYDQFGRVVYTGIATDYATRATLQQYVYNKGYNTSNNTTRTPSPSFRLSGMDIYYTNDAIPEVLNNVLTVTYYDTYPAYSFNPSFPSAIQGVDTLKDTVSPEGKSTKGLPVMSLVKNIEDDNWTRNYTYYDTKGRAAATHSINHLGGYTRTESSLDFAGFAQTVITRHKRLETDTERVITETFTYDHQNRLLVHKHQVDANPVEILTQNTYNELSQLESKKVGGIAVGSSLQQMDYQYNIRGWLTKINDPSNLNGKLFGYALKYQDPSIPTTSAPQYGGNIAETHWKTSDDNIYKVYHYAYDKLNRLHQAVYREPYTTVPDKSFFNEEINYDLNGNITRLWRTGKSSSNTALLVDNLTYDYQGNRLLKVTDGTQNYSGYPVGGNTMDYDPNGNMVNHADKGINEIKYNFLNLPTSITRYSHQSPLGNRSTYGYDAHGTKLKKSYSYYEKDPQGIIVPAETVTDYLNGFQYTLKSSGLASCIDCPPPSSALQFVPTSEGYFDFTKNKYIYHYTDHLGNIRVSYFHNGTGIEVLEENNYYPFGLKHEEYNGLTGNPNYNYKYNGKELQETGMYAYGARMYMPDLGRWGVVDPLAEKMTRFSPYNYAFNNPIRYTDPDGREPVDDHFNKFGRYIGTDNKKTNNVIVHTNSSATKLSQLNGDKGVKLSQLDYSSRGTTKAVSNVLAHYGSEKGISGYIGIYSGSKGAAHTNPNGNIFFNTKSLSKGTYDNAYNIRSTLNHEGGSLGHKNEKFTGQYTFEMHSKVYLNEARNPDFGKATEGYRYGQAASFGKHVLNATEKESSYGTNHMNMINEYNSGNTGSVTITAYSGGNNLPTSTTLTVQVGNNNYPTKPYEDIKHPQD